Proteins from a single region of Hordeum vulgare subsp. vulgare chromosome 6H, MorexV3_pseudomolecules_assembly, whole genome shotgun sequence:
- the LOC123404014 gene encoding centromere protein O isoform X1 — protein MDLSVTLALSSPTEHGEQLRRRQHSLSELTYSRDDDAKLETTRARLLGVLKRHEDLKERLSRDSDKLIFERLQKEFEAARVAQTEEISIDDEQWNDGLLATIREKVHIEAERKAMVNPGNVPTDSEFQSRTTYRIRNKVIYCLDGARIGIQYETFFAGEPCEIYHCVLESKSFLEKMTVIQHTLPFFLPIREVETEHLSSNAIKFIDHLEEILQSYIDRREQVRLIKELYGNQIGELFHSLPYTLIEFTLEDFECKVTVSIRYSDLILTLPSQARVLAWPLRSAKRISTADRRAQPVPSRLSYAENALKTLSLPEAYAEIVLELPRALKQMFYSQESD, from the exons ATGGACCTCTCCGTCACGCTGGCCCTGAGCTCCCCCACGGAG CACGGGGAGCAGCTAAGGAGGCGCCAGCACTCGTTATCGGAACTG ACTTATTCAAGAGACGACGACGCGAAACTCGAGACCACGCGTGCACGGC TGTTGGGTGTTCTCAAAAGGCATGAAGATCTGAAAGAGCGCCTCTCGCG GGATTCTGATAAGCTGATTTTTGAGCGTCTACAGAAAGAATTTGAGGCTGCACGAGTTGCACAAACCGAAG AGATATCAATAGATGATGAGCAGTGGAATGATGGTTTGCTGGCAACTATCCGTGAGAAG GTCCATATAGAGGCTGAAAGGAAGGCGATGGTCAACCCAGGAAATGTTCCTACAGATTCTGAATTTCAATCAAGGACGACTTACAGAATCAgaaataag GTTATCTACTGTTTGGATGGTGCCAGAATTGGTATACAGTATGAGACATTCTTTGCTG GAGAGCCCTGTGAAATTTATCACTGTGTTTTGGAGAGCAAGTCATTCCTTGAGAAGATGACTGTGATTCAACACACCTTACCTTTCTTTCTGCCGATTCGAGAAGTAGAAACTGAGCACCTGTCATCTAACGCCATT AAGTTTATTGATCATCTTGAAGAAATTTTGCAGTCGTATATTGACAGGAGAGAACAG GTTCGTCTTATCAAGGAGCTCTATGGCAACCAAATCGGAGAATTGTTCCACAGTCTTCCATATACCTTGATAGAGTTTACACTGGAAGATTTCGAATG CAAGGTTACAGTGAGTATCCGATATTCAGATCTAATCTTGACCCTGCCTAGTCAGGCGAGGGTCTTGGCTTGGCCGCTTCGCTCTGCAAAGAGAATATCCACAGCAGACCGCCGTGCTCAACCTGTACCATCTCGCCTCTCCTATGCCGAGAATGCGCTGAAGACCTTGAGTTTGCCAGAAG CATACGCGGAGATTGTCCTGGAGTTACCCCGCGCTCTGAAGCAGATGTTCTATTCTCAGGAAAGCGACTGA
- the LOC123404014 gene encoding centromere protein O isoform X3 — MVNPGNVPTDSEFQSRTTYRIRNKVIYCLDGARIGIQYETFFAGEPCEIYHCVLESKSFLEKMTVIQHTLPFFLPIREVETEHLSSNAIKFIDHLEEILQSYIDRREQVRLIKELYGNQIGELFHSLPYTLIEFTLEDFECKVTVSIRYSDLILTLPSQARVLAWPLRSAKRISTADRRAQPVPSRLSYAENALKTLSLPEAYAEIVLELPRALKQMFYSQESD, encoded by the exons ATGGTCAACCCAGGAAATGTTCCTACAGATTCTGAATTTCAATCAAGGACGACTTACAGAATCAgaaataag GTTATCTACTGTTTGGATGGTGCCAGAATTGGTATACAGTATGAGACATTCTTTGCTG GAGAGCCCTGTGAAATTTATCACTGTGTTTTGGAGAGCAAGTCATTCCTTGAGAAGATGACTGTGATTCAACACACCTTACCTTTCTTTCTGCCGATTCGAGAAGTAGAAACTGAGCACCTGTCATCTAACGCCATT AAGTTTATTGATCATCTTGAAGAAATTTTGCAGTCGTATATTGACAGGAGAGAACAG GTTCGTCTTATCAAGGAGCTCTATGGCAACCAAATCGGAGAATTGTTCCACAGTCTTCCATATACCTTGATAGAGTTTACACTGGAAGATTTCGAATG CAAGGTTACAGTGAGTATCCGATATTCAGATCTAATCTTGACCCTGCCTAGTCAGGCGAGGGTCTTGGCTTGGCCGCTTCGCTCTGCAAAGAGAATATCCACAGCAGACCGCCGTGCTCAACCTGTACCATCTCGCCTCTCCTATGCCGAGAATGCGCTGAAGACCTTGAGTTTGCCAGAAG CATACGCGGAGATTGTCCTGGAGTTACCCCGCGCTCTGAAGCAGATGTTCTATTCTCAGGAAAGCGACTGA
- the LOC123404014 gene encoding uncharacterized protein LOC123404014 isoform X2, with the protein MDLSVTLALSSPTEHGEQLRRRQHSLSELTYSRDDDAKLETTRARLLGVLKRHEDLKERLSRDSDKLIFERLQKEFEAARVAQTEEISIDDEQWNDGLLATIREKVHIEAERKAMVNPGNVPTDSEFQSRTTYRIRNKVIYCLDGARIGIQYETFFAGEPCEIYHCVLESKSFLEKMTVIQHTLPFFLPIREVETEHLSSNAIKFIDHLEEILQSYIDRREQVRLIKELYGNQIGELFHSLPYTLIEFTLEDFEW; encoded by the exons ATGGACCTCTCCGTCACGCTGGCCCTGAGCTCCCCCACGGAG CACGGGGAGCAGCTAAGGAGGCGCCAGCACTCGTTATCGGAACTG ACTTATTCAAGAGACGACGACGCGAAACTCGAGACCACGCGTGCACGGC TGTTGGGTGTTCTCAAAAGGCATGAAGATCTGAAAGAGCGCCTCTCGCG GGATTCTGATAAGCTGATTTTTGAGCGTCTACAGAAAGAATTTGAGGCTGCACGAGTTGCACAAACCGAAG AGATATCAATAGATGATGAGCAGTGGAATGATGGTTTGCTGGCAACTATCCGTGAGAAG GTCCATATAGAGGCTGAAAGGAAGGCGATGGTCAACCCAGGAAATGTTCCTACAGATTCTGAATTTCAATCAAGGACGACTTACAGAATCAgaaataag GTTATCTACTGTTTGGATGGTGCCAGAATTGGTATACAGTATGAGACATTCTTTGCTG GAGAGCCCTGTGAAATTTATCACTGTGTTTTGGAGAGCAAGTCATTCCTTGAGAAGATGACTGTGATTCAACACACCTTACCTTTCTTTCTGCCGATTCGAGAAGTAGAAACTGAGCACCTGTCATCTAACGCCATT AAGTTTATTGATCATCTTGAAGAAATTTTGCAGTCGTATATTGACAGGAGAGAACAG GTTCGTCTTATCAAGGAGCTCTATGGCAACCAAATCGGAGAATTGTTCCACAGTCTTCCATATACCTTGATAGAGTTTACACTGGAAGATTTCGAATGGTAA